A genomic stretch from Frigoribacterium sp. PvP032 includes:
- the tilS gene encoding tRNA lysidine(34) synthetase TilS, with the protein MPERPRLTPAVADVRRAVRASLDDLAPGDLVLVALSGGADSLALAAATAFEAPRAGLTAGAVVVDHGLQPRSAEVAEEAAARATALGLAPVVVRRVDVGAGGGPEAAARDARYAALATVAAETGAVAVLLGHTLDDQAETVLLGLARGSGPTSLQGMDAVSGRWRRPLLAIRREATRASCADLGLQPWDDPHNDDPAFARVRVRTTVLPVLERELGPGVAEALVRTAAQLREDSEALDHFAEEQAEEVADHAEAGISLDVRSLAANPAALRQRLIRLAVESEFALTLSRAQTLEVARLVTDWHGQGAVSLPGVTVVRTGGALHFAATAAS; encoded by the coding sequence ATGCCCGAGAGACCGCGCCTGACCCCTGCCGTGGCCGACGTCCGACGTGCCGTCCGCGCCTCCCTCGACGACCTCGCGCCGGGCGACCTCGTGCTCGTCGCGCTGAGCGGGGGCGCCGACTCGCTCGCGCTCGCCGCGGCGACCGCCTTCGAGGCCCCTCGCGCCGGGCTCACGGCCGGTGCTGTCGTCGTCGACCACGGCCTGCAGCCGCGTTCTGCCGAGGTCGCCGAGGAGGCGGCCGCCAGGGCCACGGCGCTGGGGCTCGCGCCCGTGGTGGTCCGGCGGGTCGACGTCGGCGCCGGGGGCGGGCCCGAGGCCGCGGCCCGCGACGCCCGGTACGCCGCGCTCGCCACGGTCGCCGCCGAGACGGGCGCGGTCGCCGTGCTGCTCGGCCACACCCTCGACGACCAGGCGGAGACGGTGCTGCTCGGCCTGGCCCGCGGCAGCGGACCCACGAGCCTGCAGGGCATGGACGCCGTGTCGGGGCGGTGGCGGCGGCCGCTGCTGGCGATCCGGCGGGAGGCGACCCGCGCCTCCTGCGCGGATCTCGGCCTGCAGCCGTGGGACGACCCGCACAACGACGACCCCGCGTTCGCCAGGGTGCGGGTCCGCACGACCGTGCTGCCCGTGCTCGAGCGCGAGCTGGGGCCGGGGGTCGCCGAGGCGCTCGTGCGCACCGCGGCGCAGCTGCGCGAGGACTCGGAGGCGCTCGACCACTTCGCCGAGGAGCAGGCGGAGGAGGTGGCCGACCACGCCGAGGCCGGCATCTCGCTCGACGTCCGGTCGCTGGCGGCGAACCCCGCGGCGCTCCGGCAGCGGCTGATCCGCCTCGCCGTCGAGAGCGAGTTCGCGCTGACCCTGAGCCGCGCACAGACCCTCGAGGTCGCCCGGCTCGTCACCGACTGGCACGGCCAGGGAGCAGTTTCCCTGCCGGGCGTTACAGTTGTCCGCACCGGAGGCGCGCTGCACTTCGCCGCGACCGCCGCCTCCTGA
- a CDS encoding glycosyltransferase family 39 protein: protein MSIGHDPAVVPSRSRWLDPLLAGVAALVVGFAAAWVPSYWSDEATTLQAARLPLPALLAFLDQRDLVHGAYYVFMHFWTGLLGESTLVTRLPSAVAVGVVAAGVLVLTRMLTDRRTALLAAGISAVLPRLTLEATEARPYALTAAVAVWLTVLVLVASRRHQRRWWVGYGAALAGAIVTFVPIGLIVVVHGVFLVLAPAQRRRRGARHRLLGWSISTGSALLASAPVIGTVLSERTRLLTTDDPSTGSDITWYSVLVEPWFATSVAWAAIAVVLLILLGTRLRDRSRTPGSVVLLGALWAALPAGLLLVLGVVLSPVYQARIVTWSSPGMALLLAVAITGFRRRRISIALIALLVVASAPTWVAQRLPAAKGGGADLAQLSSYIESQARPGDAFLLDATGTVSTRPRQALYAYPERFDELDDLAFVRSGIPDGLFTDDTLDLEDADDAVDLRQRLDGVDRLWIARLQTDALDDADRRTLGGLGFTNAQEHRTARSVVYLFVTPTGRG, encoded by the coding sequence GTGAGCATCGGCCACGACCCGGCCGTCGTCCCCTCGCGCAGCCGCTGGCTCGACCCGCTGCTCGCCGGCGTCGCAGCGCTGGTGGTCGGCTTCGCCGCCGCCTGGGTCCCGTCCTACTGGAGCGACGAGGCCACGACGCTCCAGGCCGCACGCCTCCCCCTGCCTGCCCTGCTCGCGTTCCTCGACCAGCGCGACCTCGTGCACGGCGCCTACTACGTCTTCATGCACTTCTGGACGGGCCTGCTCGGCGAGAGCACGCTCGTCACCCGACTGCCGAGCGCGGTCGCGGTCGGCGTCGTCGCGGCCGGCGTCCTCGTCCTCACGCGCATGCTCACCGACCGCCGCACGGCACTGCTCGCGGCGGGCATCTCGGCGGTGCTGCCCCGCCTCACGCTCGAGGCGACCGAGGCCCGCCCCTACGCGCTGACCGCCGCCGTGGCCGTCTGGCTGACCGTGCTGGTGCTCGTCGCCTCTCGTCGGCACCAGAGGAGGTGGTGGGTCGGCTACGGGGCCGCCCTCGCCGGCGCGATCGTCACCTTCGTCCCGATCGGGCTGATCGTCGTCGTGCACGGGGTGTTCCTCGTGCTGGCGCCGGCCCAGCGCCGGCGTCGGGGAGCCCGCCACCGCCTCCTCGGCTGGTCGATCTCGACCGGCTCGGCCCTGCTCGCCTCGGCGCCGGTGATCGGCACGGTGCTGTCGGAGCGCACCAGGCTGCTGACGACCGACGACCCGTCGACGGGCTCCGACATCACCTGGTACAGCGTGCTCGTCGAGCCGTGGTTCGCGACGTCCGTGGCGTGGGCCGCGATCGCGGTCGTGCTGCTGATCCTGCTCGGCACCCGCCTCCGCGACCGCTCGCGCACCCCCGGCAGCGTCGTGCTCCTCGGCGCGCTCTGGGCGGCGCTGCCGGCGGGCCTCCTGCTCGTCCTCGGGGTGGTGCTCTCGCCCGTGTACCAGGCCCGGATCGTGACGTGGTCGTCGCCCGGCATGGCCCTGCTGCTCGCGGTCGCGATCACGGGGTTCCGGCGTCGGCGCATCAGCATCGCGCTGATCGCCCTGCTCGTCGTCGCCTCCGCCCCGACCTGGGTGGCACAGCGGCTGCCTGCGGCCAAGGGCGGCGGTGCCGACCTCGCACAGCTCTCGTCGTACATCGAGAGCCAGGCGCGGCCCGGCGACGCGTTCCTGCTCGACGCCACCGGGACGGTCTCGACGAGGCCGCGCCAGGCCCTGTACGCCTACCCCGAGCGGTTCGACGAGCTCGACGACCTCGCCTTCGTCCGCAGCGGCATCCCCGACGGGCTCTTCACCGACGACACGCTCGACCTCGAGGACGCGGACGACGCCGTCGACCTCCGCCAGCGCCTCGACGGCGTCGACCGCCTCTGGATCGCCCGGCTGCAGACCGACGCGCTCGACGACGCCGACCGGCGCACGCTCGGCGGGCTCGGCTTCACGAACGCCCAGGAGCACCGCACGGCACGCAGCGTCGTCTACCTCTTCGTCACGCCGACCGGCCGCGGCTGA
- the folK gene encoding 2-amino-4-hydroxy-6-hydroxymethyldihydropteridine diphosphokinase, with amino-acid sequence MTGVSGAAGGTPVTRRGVVALGSNLGERDELLRDAVAALAATPGVTVTAASSPVSSVAVTLAGPDESKPTYLNAVALVETTLEPLALLDALQAIEHDHGRVRDERWGDRTLDLDVVVLGDLECDTERLTLPHPRAHERAFVLEPWLQVDEEARLGSRGRVADLLAALPDRTRPVPGATSLLDPSRASSATGTAARTGTGTAADPAGGAS; translated from the coding sequence GTGACCGGCGTGAGCGGCGCGGCCGGGGGCACGCCCGTCACGCGTCGAGGCGTGGTCGCGCTGGGCTCGAACCTGGGCGAACGCGACGAGCTGCTGCGCGACGCCGTCGCCGCGCTGGCGGCGACCCCGGGAGTGACCGTGACCGCCGCCTCCTCGCCGGTGTCGTCGGTCGCCGTGACGCTCGCCGGCCCGGACGAGAGCAAGCCGACCTACCTCAACGCCGTCGCCCTCGTCGAGACGACTCTCGAGCCCCTGGCGCTGCTCGACGCGCTGCAGGCGATCGAGCACGACCACGGCCGCGTGCGCGACGAGCGCTGGGGCGACCGGACCCTCGACCTCGACGTCGTCGTGCTCGGCGACCTCGAGTGCGACACCGAGCGCCTGACGCTGCCGCACCCCCGTGCCCACGAGCGCGCGTTCGTGCTCGAGCCGTGGCTCCAGGTCGACGAGGAGGCGCGGCTCGGCAGCCGAGGACGCGTCGCGGACCTGCTGGCCGCGCTGCCCGACCGCACCCGGCCCGTGCCCGGGGCGACCAGCCTGCTCGACCCGTCACGCGCCTCCTCGGCCACCGGCACCGCTGCCAGGACCGGCACCGGCACCGCCGCGGACCCGGCGGGAGGCGCCTCGTGA
- a CDS encoding DUF3180 domain-containing protein yields the protein MRHTRPATLIGLALVALVGGFVIDAALVSSGQPSITPSIVLGLVLLVIGGIVVTMALPVRRVAKGTQKERIDAYYATRVLLLAKASSLAGALFAGASGGVLAFMTTRGVDVAIGSVVPTIVAVVGGLGLLAAGIVAEHMCTVPPGDDEGGPGAQAA from the coding sequence GTGAGGCACACCCGCCCCGCGACGCTGATCGGCCTCGCGCTCGTGGCGCTCGTCGGCGGCTTCGTGATCGACGCCGCGCTCGTCTCGTCCGGGCAGCCCTCGATCACGCCGTCGATCGTGCTCGGCCTCGTGCTGCTCGTGATCGGGGGGATCGTCGTCACGATGGCGCTGCCGGTGCGACGGGTCGCGAAGGGCACGCAGAAGGAGCGCATCGACGCGTACTACGCGACCCGGGTGCTGCTGCTCGCCAAGGCCAGCAGCCTGGCCGGCGCGCTCTTCGCCGGGGCCAGCGGAGGGGTGCTCGCGTTCATGACGACACGCGGCGTGGACGTGGCGATAGGCTCCGTGGTGCCCACGATCGTCGCCGTCGTGGGGGGCCTCGGCCTCCTCGCGGCCGGGATCGTCGCCGAGCACATGTGCACGGTGCCGCCTGGGGACGACGAGGGCGGACCAGGAGCCCAGGCGGCCTGA
- the ftsH gene encoding ATP-dependent zinc metalloprotease FtsH — MDFKKLFRGPIIYIVIAVIGIGIGWSVISASGTTQVSTQEGLKALNDDKVSSATIFSNEQRVDLVLKDGDAQQQFYYSTPRGDEVVTAINDADLKDFDDTVTQTSWFVSLLSVLLPFLIIGVIFWFLLSSMQGGGSKVMQFGKSKAKLASKETPQVMFTDVAGADEAIEELEEIKEFLKEPAKFQAVGARIPKGVLLYGPPGTGKTLLARAVAGEAGVPFFSISGSDFVEMFVGVGASRVRDLFEQAKQNSPAIIFVDEIDAVGRHRGAGVGGGNDEREQTLNQLLVEMDGFDVKTNVILIAATNRPDVLDPALLRPGRFDRQIGVDAPGLDGRRQILEVHGKGKPLAASVNLEVLARKTPGFTGADLANVLNEAALLTARSNAQLIDNRALDEAVDRVMAGPQRRSRIMNDHEKLITAYHEGGHALAAAAMRHTDPVTKITILPRGRALGYTMVLPLEDKYSVTRNELLDQLAYAMGGRVAEELVFHDPTTGASNDIEKATGTARKMVTEFGMSNKVGSVKLGQGSGEQFMGRDMGQRDYSETIAETVDAEVRVLLEQAHDEAWAVINDNRDILDHLAAELLEKETLDHDELAVIFKDVKKLPERPQWLSSDKRPVSDRPAIPMPTKAPVDAEAVDGGVGSEPEEAPSRKRPPRTTPGIATA; from the coding sequence ATGGACTTCAAGAAACTGTTCCGCGGACCGATCATCTACATCGTGATCGCGGTGATCGGCATCGGCATCGGCTGGAGCGTCATCAGCGCCTCCGGCACGACCCAGGTGTCGACGCAGGAGGGGCTCAAGGCCCTGAACGACGACAAGGTCTCGTCGGCCACGATCTTCAGCAACGAGCAGCGGGTCGACCTCGTCCTCAAGGACGGCGACGCGCAGCAGCAGTTCTACTACTCGACTCCCCGCGGCGACGAGGTCGTCACCGCGATCAACGACGCGGACCTCAAGGACTTCGACGACACCGTCACGCAGACCAGCTGGTTCGTCTCGCTGCTGAGCGTCCTCCTGCCGTTCCTCATCATCGGTGTCATCTTCTGGTTCCTCCTGTCGTCCATGCAGGGAGGCGGCAGCAAGGTCATGCAGTTCGGCAAGTCCAAGGCGAAGCTCGCCTCGAAGGAGACGCCGCAGGTGATGTTCACCGACGTCGCCGGCGCGGACGAGGCCATCGAGGAGCTCGAGGAGATCAAGGAGTTCCTCAAGGAGCCCGCGAAGTTCCAGGCCGTGGGCGCCCGCATCCCCAAGGGCGTGCTGCTCTACGGCCCTCCCGGCACCGGCAAGACCCTGCTCGCCCGCGCCGTCGCCGGCGAGGCAGGCGTGCCCTTCTTCTCCATCTCGGGCTCCGACTTCGTCGAGATGTTCGTCGGCGTCGGCGCCAGCCGCGTCCGTGACCTCTTCGAGCAGGCCAAGCAGAACTCCCCGGCGATCATCTTCGTCGACGAGATCGACGCCGTCGGCCGCCACCGTGGCGCCGGCGTCGGCGGCGGCAACGACGAGCGCGAGCAGACCCTGAACCAGCTGCTCGTCGAGATGGACGGCTTCGACGTCAAGACGAACGTCATCCTGATCGCCGCGACCAACCGTCCCGACGTGCTCGACCCCGCGCTGCTGCGTCCGGGACGCTTCGACCGTCAGATCGGCGTCGACGCCCCCGGCCTCGACGGCCGTCGTCAGATCCTCGAGGTGCACGGCAAGGGCAAGCCCCTCGCCGCATCGGTCAACCTCGAGGTGCTGGCCCGCAAGACGCCCGGCTTCACCGGTGCCGACCTCGCGAACGTGCTCAACGAGGCTGCGCTGCTCACGGCCCGCTCGAACGCGCAGCTGATCGACAACCGTGCCCTCGACGAGGCGGTCGACCGCGTGATGGCCGGCCCCCAGCGCCGCAGCCGCATCATGAACGACCACGAGAAGCTCATCACGGCGTACCACGAGGGCGGCCACGCCCTGGCGGCGGCGGCGATGCGCCACACGGACCCCGTGACGAAGATCACGATCCTGCCGCGCGGCCGTGCGCTCGGCTACACGATGGTGCTGCCCCTCGAGGACAAGTACTCCGTCACGCGCAACGAGCTGCTCGACCAGCTGGCCTACGCCATGGGCGGCCGGGTCGCAGAAGAGCTCGTGTTCCACGACCCCACCACCGGCGCCTCGAACGACATCGAGAAGGCCACCGGCACCGCCCGCAAGATGGTGACCGAGTTCGGCATGAGCAACAAGGTCGGCTCCGTCAAGCTCGGCCAGGGCTCGGGCGAGCAGTTCATGGGCCGTGACATGGGCCAGCGCGACTACTCCGAGACGATCGCCGAGACGGTCGACGCCGAGGTGCGCGTGCTGCTCGAGCAGGCGCACGACGAGGCCTGGGCCGTCATCAACGACAACCGCGACATCCTCGACCACCTCGCCGCCGAGCTCCTCGAGAAGGAGACGCTCGACCACGACGAGCTCGCGGTGATCTTCAAGGACGTCAAGAAGCTGCCAGAGCGCCCGCAGTGGCTCTCGAGCGACAAGCGTCCCGTGTCCGACCGACCCGCGATCCCGATGCCGACCAAGGCCCCCGTGGACGCGGAGGCGGTCGACGGCGGAGTGGGCTCGGAGCCCGAGGAGGCGCCCTCGCGGAAGCGTCCGCCGCGCACCACCCCCGGCATCGCCACGGCCTAG
- the folP gene encoding dihydropteroate synthase, producing MTDSPSDGAHRSPSSAASEPRAWKRPRGRERYPDPVVVDAPPPASAPAAGAERRLALSLDERAAVRPPAQLPPVTHTPATHTPATQTPITQTPTPLAQTPTAQVASHEHPPVPTPPTGARPGVPAAVAPRASTAPAPTPAPAAAAGHVSGRRLVVGGRYDGPLPVDDTNRTRAGSHAAPGLVDAPAREHDEPGRPPRERTRVASHAAPPEDRAELLRLEADDAAAAAAEGAGARSATTASGPRSRRRARGRADEADPRDVATRAIPVQRPAASVRPARARRDEGDGGGGAITVSRTLVMGILNVTPDSFSDGGRYVGLDDALRHARELVSAGADIVDVGGESTRPGARRVDPVEEQRRVLPVIRELASEGVRLSIDTMNAATAFAAVDAGADVINDVSGGLADRYMAQVAADTGRTFVAMHWRGHLADATAGMRGDDVPGQVRDELRRRVDDLVEAGVAREQVVLDPGLGFSKDADQNWEVLASLHELGRLGHPMVVGASRKRFLGDLLPDGAEPRDRDAATAVISVLAAQAGVWAVRVHDAASTRAALDVWQAWQRGSGPARSARHA from the coding sequence GTGACCGACTCGCCGTCCGACGGTGCCCACCGCTCGCCTTCGTCCGCCGCGTCCGAGCCACGCGCCTGGAAGCGGCCGCGGGGTCGCGAGCGGTACCCGGACCCGGTCGTCGTCGACGCACCTCCTCCCGCCAGCGCCCCGGCCGCCGGCGCCGAGCGCCGTCTGGCGCTGTCGCTCGACGAGCGGGCTGCGGTCCGCCCGCCCGCACAGCTGCCGCCCGTGACCCACACCCCGGCGACGCACACCCCGGCGACCCAGACGCCGATCACGCAGACGCCGACGCCGCTCGCGCAGACGCCGACCGCGCAGGTCGCCTCGCACGAGCACCCTCCCGTCCCGACACCGCCCACGGGCGCGCGGCCCGGGGTCCCGGCGGCCGTCGCCCCCCGAGCGTCCACGGCCCCAGCACCGACCCCGGCCCCTGCGGCTGCCGCCGGGCACGTCTCCGGTCGTCGGCTCGTCGTCGGCGGTCGCTACGACGGCCCGCTGCCCGTCGACGACACGAACCGCACCCGTGCGGGTTCGCACGCCGCGCCCGGCCTCGTCGACGCACCGGCCCGCGAGCACGACGAGCCCGGCCGGCCGCCTCGGGAGCGCACCCGCGTGGCCTCGCACGCCGCGCCTCCCGAGGACCGGGCGGAGCTGCTGAGGCTGGAGGCCGACGACGCCGCCGCGGCGGCCGCCGAGGGTGCGGGCGCACGCTCGGCGACGACCGCCTCCGGCCCGCGGTCGCGTCGCCGCGCGCGTGGACGCGCGGACGAGGCCGACCCGCGCGACGTCGCGACGCGGGCGATCCCCGTCCAGCGGCCCGCCGCCTCCGTGCGCCCTGCCCGGGCGCGACGCGACGAGGGCGATGGCGGCGGCGGCGCGATCACCGTCTCGCGCACGCTCGTCATGGGCATCCTCAACGTCACGCCCGACTCGTTCAGCGACGGCGGACGCTACGTCGGCCTCGACGACGCCCTGCGCCACGCCCGCGAGCTGGTGTCCGCCGGGGCGGACATCGTCGACGTCGGCGGGGAGTCCACCCGGCCGGGGGCGCGTCGCGTCGACCCGGTCGAGGAGCAGCGCCGGGTGCTGCCGGTGATCCGTGAGCTCGCCTCCGAGGGCGTCCGGCTGAGCATCGACACGATGAACGCCGCCACTGCCTTCGCGGCAGTCGACGCGGGCGCCGACGTGATCAACGACGTGTCGGGCGGCCTCGCCGACCGTTACATGGCCCAGGTCGCCGCCGACACCGGCCGGACGTTCGTCGCGATGCACTGGCGCGGCCACCTCGCCGACGCGACCGCGGGCATGCGGGGCGACGACGTGCCCGGCCAGGTGCGGGACGAGCTCCGCCGCCGGGTCGACGACCTCGTCGAGGCCGGCGTCGCGCGTGAGCAGGTCGTGCTCGACCCCGGTCTCGGCTTCTCGAAGGACGCCGACCAGAACTGGGAGGTGCTCGCCAGCCTCCACGAGCTCGGCCGGCTGGGCCACCCGATGGTGGTCGGGGCGTCGCGCAAGCGCTTCCTCGGCGACCTGCTGCCGGACGGCGCCGAGCCTCGCGACCGCGACGCGGCCACGGCGGTCATCAGCGTGCTGGCGGCCCAGGCGGGCGTCTGGGCCGTGCGGGTGCACGACGCCGCGTCGACGCGTGCCGCCCTCGACGTCTGGCAGGCGTGGCAGCGCGGGTCGGGCCCGGCGCGCTCGGCGAGGCACGCGTGA
- a CDS encoding peptidoglycan DD-metalloendopeptidase family protein, whose amino-acid sequence MTSSRTLRHRASSALAVHRGTHGARVAAALAAVALLAGAGVASPQAAHAADYPSWADVQAARGDTAAKQGEIDTLQALLTQLDADLDAKNEDARQKGDALQAAQTAYDDAQFRTAQLQAQADDAAKVAAASEERAGQLAAQLGRSGGNDGISSSLIADPGDAGQLLYKLGAMSKLTEQADGIYSQATQDRNTAQSLSDQAAVAAAALEELADEARVALAAANEAAQAAADALAEQEDNKTRLEAQLAILQQDLQTTEAEFQAGEEARKAAEAAAAAEAAKYGSPTNGTPAGVISSSGWTRPSGGNVVSGFGMRVNPVTHAYVLHAGTDLAAACGTPIFAATAGTVTYAGWMGGYGNFVQVDHGGGITTGYGHQVNGGIKVSVGQRVEVGQRIGTVGSTGNSTGCHLHFETRQGGVAADPVPFMSARGIRL is encoded by the coding sequence ATGACCTCCAGCCGCACCCTCCGCCACCGCGCCTCCTCGGCCCTCGCCGTCCACCGCGGCACGCACGGCGCGCGCGTCGCCGCCGCCCTCGCGGCCGTCGCCCTGCTCGCCGGTGCAGGCGTCGCGTCGCCGCAGGCCGCCCACGCGGCGGACTACCCGTCGTGGGCCGACGTGCAGGCCGCCCGCGGCGACACGGCCGCGAAGCAGGGCGAGATCGACACGCTCCAGGCCCTGCTCACCCAGCTCGACGCCGATCTCGACGCGAAGAACGAGGACGCCCGCCAGAAGGGCGACGCACTCCAGGCGGCGCAGACCGCCTACGACGACGCGCAGTTCCGCACCGCGCAGCTGCAGGCCCAGGCCGACGACGCCGCGAAGGTCGCCGCCGCCAGCGAGGAGCGGGCCGGCCAGCTCGCCGCCCAGCTCGGACGGTCCGGCGGCAACGACGGCATCAGCAGCAGCCTCATCGCCGACCCGGGCGACGCGGGCCAGCTGCTCTACAAGCTGGGCGCGATGAGCAAGCTCACCGAGCAGGCCGACGGCATCTACTCCCAGGCCACGCAGGACCGCAACACCGCCCAGTCGCTCAGCGACCAGGCCGCGGTCGCCGCCGCCGCCCTCGAGGAGCTGGCCGACGAGGCCCGTGTCGCCCTCGCCGCGGCGAACGAGGCAGCACAGGCCGCCGCCGACGCGCTCGCCGAGCAGGAGGACAACAAGACCCGGCTGGAGGCGCAGCTCGCGATCCTGCAGCAGGACCTGCAGACCACCGAGGCCGAGTTCCAGGCCGGCGAGGAGGCGCGCAAGGCAGCCGAGGCCGCCGCGGCAGCCGAGGCGGCCAAGTACGGCAGCCCGACCAACGGCACCCCGGCGGGCGTGATCTCCAGCTCGGGCTGGACCCGCCCCTCCGGCGGCAACGTCGTCAGCGGCTTCGGCATGCGCGTCAACCCGGTGACCCACGCCTACGTGCTGCACGCCGGCACCGACCTCGCCGCGGCCTGCGGCACGCCGATCTTCGCCGCGACGGCGGGCACGGTCACCTACGCCGGCTGGATGGGCGGCTACGGCAACTTCGTCCAGGTGGACCACGGCGGGGGCATCACCACCGGCTACGGCCACCAGGTCAACGGCGGCATCAAGGTCTCGGTCGGCCAGCGCGTCGAGGTCGGCCAGAGGATCGGCACCGTCGGCTCGACCGGCAACTCGACCGGCTGCCACCTGCACTTCGAGACGCGTCAGGGCGGCGTCGCGGCCGACCCCGTGCCGTTCATGTCGGCCCGCGGCATCCGCCTCTAG
- the folB gene encoding dihydroneopterin aldolase yields the protein MNAADDGRGPDEAASVRTAPVGLDVLRLTGVRATGHHGVFDHERRDGQEFVIDAVVHLDTTSAADSDDLEQTVHYGVLAEQLVAAVERDPVDLIETLAERLAAVVLGWPAAARVELTVHKPSAPITVPFGDVSITVVRERA from the coding sequence GTGAACGCGGCGGACGACGGGCGCGGGCCCGACGAGGCGGCGTCGGTCCGCACGGCACCCGTCGGGCTCGACGTGCTGCGGCTGACCGGCGTGCGCGCCACCGGCCACCACGGCGTCTTCGACCACGAGCGGCGCGACGGGCAGGAGTTCGTGATCGACGCCGTCGTGCACCTCGACACGACCTCGGCGGCCGACAGCGACGACCTCGAGCAGACGGTGCACTACGGCGTGCTCGCCGAGCAGCTGGTCGCGGCGGTCGAGCGCGACCCCGTCGACCTGATCGAGACCCTGGCCGAGCGCCTCGCCGCCGTCGTGCTGGGCTGGCCGGCCGCGGCCCGCGTCGAGCTGACCGTGCACAAGCCGAGCGCCCCGATCACGGTGCCCTTCGGCGACGTGTCGATCACCGTCGTGCGGGAGCGCGCGTGA
- the ppa gene encoding inorganic diphosphatase, which yields MAAYDAVIEIPKGSRNKYEVDHETGRVYLDRVLFTGFVYPTDYGFFENTLGLDGDPVDVLVLLDYPLFPGVGVKVRPVGVFNMTDDGGSDAKVIAVPAKDPRWEHIQDVTDVPEFLRKEIEHFFEHYKDLEPGKWVKTEGWGDAAEAEAIVEAGIVKLAAEGH from the coding sequence ATGGCCGCGTACGACGCCGTGATCGAGATCCCCAAGGGAAGCCGCAACAAGTACGAGGTCGACCACGAGACGGGTCGCGTCTACCTCGACCGCGTGCTCTTCACCGGCTTCGTCTACCCGACCGACTACGGGTTCTTCGAGAACACGCTCGGCCTCGACGGCGACCCCGTCGACGTGCTCGTGCTGCTCGACTACCCGCTGTTCCCGGGGGTGGGCGTCAAGGTCCGTCCCGTCGGCGTCTTCAACATGACCGACGACGGCGGCAGCGACGCCAAGGTCATCGCGGTCCCCGCGAAGGACCCGCGCTGGGAGCACATCCAGGACGTCACCGACGTGCCCGAGTTCCTCCGCAAGGAGATCGAGCACTTCTTCGAGCACTACAAGGACCTCGAGCCCGGCAAGTGGGTCAAGACCGAGGGCTGGGGCGACGCCGCCGAGGCCGAGGCCATCGTCGAGGCCGGCATCGTGAAGCTGGCGGCCGAGGGCCACTGA
- the hpt gene encoding hypoxanthine phosphoribosyltransferase: protein MELSDIESDLTSVLYTEEQIQAVIAEVARAVEVDYAGREPLLVGVLKGAVMVMADFARELKLNAQMDWMAVSSYGSGTKSSGVVRILKDLDTDLHGRDVIIVEDIIDSGLTLSWLLENLKSRGAASVEIFALLRKPEAAKVHVDVKYVGFEIPNEFVVGYGLDFAERYRNLRGVGVLAPHVYS, encoded by the coding sequence ATGGAACTCAGCGACATCGAGAGCGACCTGACCAGCGTCCTGTACACCGAGGAGCAGATCCAGGCCGTGATCGCCGAGGTCGCCCGTGCGGTCGAGGTCGACTACGCCGGGCGCGAGCCGCTGCTCGTGGGCGTGCTCAAGGGCGCCGTCATGGTCATGGCCGACTTCGCGCGCGAGCTCAAGCTGAACGCGCAGATGGACTGGATGGCCGTCTCGTCGTACGGCTCGGGCACCAAGTCGTCGGGCGTGGTCCGCATCCTGAAGGACCTGGACACCGACCTGCACGGCCGCGACGTCATCATCGTCGAGGACATCATCGACTCGGGCCTCACGCTCTCGTGGCTGCTCGAGAACCTCAAGAGCCGCGGCGCCGCCTCCGTCGAGATCTTCGCGCTGCTGCGCAAGCCCGAGGCCGCCAAGGTGCACGTCGACGTCAAGTACGTCGGCTTCGAGATCCCCAACGAGTTCGTCGTCGGCTACGGCCTCGACTTTGCCGAGCGATACCGCAACCTGCGCGGCGTCGGCGTTCTCGCGCCCCACGTCTACAGCTGA
- a CDS encoding PH domain-containing protein, whose amino-acid sequence MDRLDVAEPAWTGISPKYVWPELVGWLVTGLIAAAATTPLWFIGAWWCYAITAAVVVVMIVVMAFVPRRVRSIRYQLREDDLLVRRGILYLRFVAVPYGRMQLIDINRGPVVRALGLSDLKFVTAAASSGVTIPGLPEAEADSLRDRLVELAESRRAGL is encoded by the coding sequence ATGGACCGACTCGACGTGGCGGAGCCCGCCTGGACCGGCATCTCGCCCAAGTACGTCTGGCCCGAGCTCGTGGGCTGGCTGGTCACCGGGCTGATCGCCGCCGCGGCCACGACGCCGCTCTGGTTCATCGGCGCCTGGTGGTGCTACGCGATCACCGCCGCCGTGGTGGTCGTCATGATCGTCGTCATGGCCTTCGTGCCTCGACGCGTCCGCTCGATCCGGTACCAGCTGCGCGAGGACGACCTGCTCGTCCGCCGCGGCATCCTGTACCTGCGCTTCGTCGCGGTGCCCTACGGCCGCATGCAGCTGATCGACATCAACCGCGGCCCGGTCGTCCGCGCCCTCGGGCTCAGCGACCTCAAGTTCGTCACGGCCGCGGCGTCGTCGGGCGTGACGATCCCCGGCCTGCCGGAGGCGGAGGCGGACTCCCTGCGCGACCGCCTCGTCGAGCTCGCCGAGTCGCGCCGGGCGGGGCTGTGA